Below is a window of Bernardetia sp. DNA.
AGTCTGTCAAGCTCTTAAAAACTGTAATGCCTATATCAACAAAAGTTGTGGCTTGCACATTCATTTTGATGCGAGTCAGTTCAAACTAAAGCAATTCAAAAATATCCTTTTAAACTATGCCAGTTTAGAAAATGTGATTGATATGTTTTTACCCAATAGCAGAAGGGCAAATAATAATAATTATTGCAAATCCATAATCAACCACAAGTCAGCCATAGAAAATGCTTCTACCATCCATCAACTCACGGCTGCCATACCACAACGCTACAATAAACTCAATACAAAATCATATACAAAATATAAAACCATAGAATTTAGACACCATTCAGGCACAGTAGAATTTGACAAAATTCATAACTGGATAGTATTTTTACATAACTTGGTGGAATATTCAAAAGATAAAAGAGTAAGCCAAGTACATTTTGAAACTCTCAAAACCTTTAATCAACCAAAAGTTTATACGTATTTAAACAATCGCAAGGAAGAACTAGCAGCCTAAAACCTAGCTATGACCTAGCTCAACCTATCCTAACTTAGCTTGCACCTTGCTTATACCTTTCTCAACTAACCTCAATACTACCTCAAAACTATGAAAACCTACATAACTAGCGATGATGACCAAATCATAAAAGCCTCCTCTGCTTTAGACATTGTAAATCAACTTAAAAATGGAGGCAGATTTACAGCCGACCAACCCCCACAAGAATACATAAGAGAATTTGCTGAAAGAATGAAAGAATATGATGGAAGTCAAATTCGCTCTGATTCGGTAGAGCATTTTGTAGAAGATTTACTTTCCATTAAATATCTCAAGGAAATCAGCGACCTCCAAAAATAGGCATTGGCTTGGAGACTGGCTTTCTATTTAGCTCTTCAAACTTTCTATACGCCAAAGCTAATGCACACACGGTATCATCATGTTTTCCAGCAGGAGCAGAGTAGCGAGTGGAAGTCCGTGTATGTTCGTATTGAAAACTATCTAATTCATACCTCAAGATGCCATCAGGGAAACCTAGAGCTTGCTGTTGGATGCCGACAGCCAAGCCCTCCATCAGTTGTTGCTTGCTCTTGCTTGAGAAGTGATAGCCTTCAGCAAAGTCAAACACATCTTGAAGTTGCTCCACGATAGGGTCGCCCACTCCTGTGCTATCTACGAGCATCTCAATATTTTCAAGACCTTGCAATTTCCTAAGTGTCGTTTTCCACGGAGCTTGCCATCTTTCAAAGTAAGCAAGGTGTCCATCTTCATCTAATCCAATGACTACGGTATAGTCTACCGACTTGGCAAGGTCAATTCCGTAGCATACAGGAGGTTTTTTGGAAAGTGAAGGCACAAGGCAAGCAGCAATGTGACTAAGCCCAAATGGATTCCCTCCATCGTCTGGAGGTTCTACCAAATACAAGGCTTTGAACTCCATTTCAGATATATCTTTCTTAGCTTGCTCTACCTCTTCTAGCGCAAGCACTCCTGCTTCCACAGCATCGTAGGCTGTAATCTTGAAGTATTCAAACTCAGGATTTTCTATATCCTTTCCTTCATTTTCTTTGGTGTAAACTTTTGCTTTGGTAATCAGCTCACCGTGCCAGGACTTAAGACCTACACAGTTACCAATAAATTTGATTTTTCCTTTTGTTTTGGTAACGACCGAACGAATGGCTATCCAAGCCGCTTCCTTGGCTCTAGTAAACTCATCGAAGACAATTGCTTGCACATCATCACCATACAAAGAATCTGGATTGTCGGCAGACTTAAACCAGATATGTACGCCATTGGGTAAGGTAAGTTTGAGCTTGGAGATATTGACCTTGAAAAAATTGGGCAAGGTAATTTGAGACTTCATTCGATTAAAAGCAATCTCGGCTTGTGAAAAAACAGGCGCAACCCACCAAAAGTTATCTCCTTTCTTGCCTTGCAAGGCTTGTTCGAAAAGCCATATAATATGAGAGGCTGTTTTTCCTGCTTTAGTAGAGGCTTCCGTAACTGTATAGCGAGCAGGGCTATCAAGAATCGCCTTCTGATAGCTCGTTATCCACGGACGTTTGTAACGGAATGATAATGTTTTGCTCCCCTTCTTGCTGATCACTGGTTTCTCCTAAATCTAATGTTATCTCTATCGTTTCTGTGTGCTCAGTCTTGGCACTAATATGTATTTTCTCTTCGTATAATCCCTCTAAACTCGCTATATCTTTCAAAACACCTAGAGCTAAAGTGTATCGCTCTCTAGCTTTCAATTCCTTGTCTTCCAAAATGCTTTTATACATGCGCATTCGTGTAGCAATATGAAATGACAGTCGTTCTTTAATCGTTTGCTCAATGGATTTTTTAAATAAATCCAACGCCCATTG
It encodes the following:
- a CDS encoding amidoligase family protein, whose protein sequence is MIEQILALQTTKTEKIKQLLELGFTRTQVAELMGVGYGFVQNVYAKYVSNQTSTRGNTKFKPIHFNRQFGVEIEAYNVTKAKLKRELIKLGIRVEIENYNHTTKTHWKIITDASIRGANGFEIVSPILKGEDGLEQLKKVCQALKNCNAYINKSCGLHIHFDASQFKLKQFKNILLNYASLENVIDMFLPNSRRANNNNYCKSIINHKSAIENASTIHQLTAAIPQRYNKLNTKSYTKYKTIEFRHHSGTVEFDKIHNWIVFLHNLVEYSKDKRVSQVHFETLKTFNQPKVYTYLNNRKEELAA
- a CDS encoding terminase large subunit domain-containing protein; the encoded protein is MISKKGSKTLSFRYKRPWITSYQKAILDSPARYTVTEASTKAGKTASHIIWLFEQALQGKKGDNFWWVAPVFSQAEIAFNRMKSQITLPNFFKVNISKLKLTLPNGVHIWFKSADNPDSLYGDDVQAIVFDEFTRAKEAAWIAIRSVVTKTKGKIKFIGNCVGLKSWHGELITKAKVYTKENEGKDIENPEFEYFKITAYDAVEAGVLALEEVEQAKKDISEMEFKALYLVEPPDDGGNPFGLSHIAACLVPSLSKKPPVCYGIDLAKSVDYTVVIGLDEDGHLAYFERWQAPWKTTLRKLQGLENIEMLVDSTGVGDPIVEQLQDVFDFAEGYHFSSKSKQQLMEGLAVGIQQQALGFPDGILRYELDSFQYEHTRTSTRYSAPAGKHDDTVCALALAYRKFEELNRKPVSKPMPIFGGR